The Candidatus Manganitrophus noduliformans genome includes a window with the following:
- the mrdA gene encoding penicillin-binding protein 2 produces MRKDHSIMRESYFPQEETRDLQSRIYWLFGLIVLALCGLLLRAWYLQVVKGKFYYELSENNRIRVVETPPPRGLIYDRNGALLVNNVPSFNLYVVLGDMPDQTAALSRLADLIAMPQEEIVRRVTFKKEDPFFPIKIKDDLTMKEVAMIEGHGLDLPGVKIEAEFKRNAIHGNLAAHLLGYVGEITQAQLESGSYQDLKRGGIIGQYGIEQTFDAVIRGIPGQKRIEVDALGHEIRVLEVNEPQRGNDVFLTLDLNVQKVAEEALGGRNGAIVAMDPKNGEVLAMVSHPAFNPNLLSQGASSEAWEAILKDEGRPLTNRVIQGQYPPGSTFKIVMGAALLETKEASPASRVECRGFLHFGNRNFRDWKRGGHGTVDLHKAMVESCDVYFYEMGNRLGVDNIAKFSHLFGLGRPTGIELASEKGGLIPSTEWKRQARKEPWYPGETLSVSIGQGYVSTTPLQLAMMTNVVANKGVSHPPQLLKKIRNQETGSIEEIPTAEGKRIPISPETFRVLHASLAGVVSDPQGTANGSKSQFVSIGGKTGTAQVIGMKGGAHGKLPDKFNDHAWFVAFAPVENPKISVVVLVENGGHGGSTAAPISKKLIEAYLGIAPPLEPITVKSPAPPPSAVPSEG; encoded by the coding sequence GTGAGAAAGGATCATTCGATCATGCGGGAGTCCTATTTTCCGCAGGAGGAAACACGAGATCTACAGAGTAGGATCTATTGGCTATTCGGCCTGATCGTCCTGGCGCTCTGCGGCCTTCTGCTTCGAGCGTGGTATTTGCAGGTTGTCAAGGGGAAGTTCTACTACGAGCTCTCTGAAAACAATCGGATTCGGGTGGTAGAGACCCCCCCTCCCCGCGGCCTGATCTACGACCGGAACGGCGCCCTCCTGGTGAATAATGTCCCCAGCTTCAACCTCTACGTCGTTCTCGGCGACATGCCGGATCAGACGGCGGCTCTCTCGCGTCTGGCCGACCTCATTGCGATGCCTCAGGAAGAAATCGTGCGAAGGGTCACTTTTAAAAAGGAGGACCCTTTCTTTCCGATTAAAATTAAAGACGACCTGACTATGAAAGAGGTGGCCATGATCGAGGGCCATGGACTTGATCTGCCCGGCGTGAAGATTGAAGCCGAATTCAAGCGAAATGCCATCCATGGAAACCTGGCCGCCCACCTCCTCGGCTACGTCGGCGAAATCACGCAGGCGCAGCTTGAATCGGGAAGTTATCAGGACCTTAAACGGGGGGGGATCATCGGCCAGTACGGCATCGAACAGACTTTTGACGCGGTCATCCGCGGAATCCCCGGCCAGAAACGGATCGAGGTCGACGCCCTCGGCCATGAGATTCGCGTTCTGGAGGTGAATGAGCCGCAGCGGGGGAACGATGTTTTTCTGACGTTGGATCTCAATGTCCAAAAGGTGGCGGAAGAGGCGTTGGGCGGTCGAAACGGAGCGATCGTGGCGATGGATCCGAAGAACGGCGAGGTCCTCGCCATGGTCAGCCATCCGGCGTTTAATCCCAATCTCCTCTCTCAGGGGGCTTCGTCCGAGGCATGGGAAGCCATTCTGAAGGATGAGGGGCGTCCTTTGACGAACCGGGTGATTCAAGGACAATATCCGCCCGGATCGACCTTTAAGATCGTGATGGGCGCCGCTCTCCTTGAAACGAAAGAGGCCTCTCCCGCGAGCCGGGTTGAATGCCGCGGATTTCTCCATTTTGGGAATCGAAACTTCAGAGATTGGAAAAGGGGAGGGCACGGGACGGTCGATCTTCACAAAGCGATGGTCGAATCGTGCGACGTCTATTTCTATGAAATGGGAAATCGCCTCGGCGTCGATAACATTGCCAAGTTCTCTCATCTCTTCGGTCTGGGGCGCCCCACCGGGATTGAGCTTGCCTCAGAAAAGGGGGGATTGATTCCAAGCACCGAGTGGAAACGGCAGGCCCGCAAGGAGCCGTGGTATCCGGGAGAGACCCTCTCCGTTTCAATCGGACAGGGCTATGTGTCGACGACGCCGCTCCAACTCGCGATGATGACCAATGTGGTGGCGAACAAGGGGGTTTCTCATCCCCCCCAGCTTCTTAAGAAAATACGAAATCAAGAGACCGGATCGATTGAGGAGATCCCGACCGCGGAAGGAAAACGAATCCCCATCTCGCCGGAGACGTTCCGGGTCCTGCATGCCTCTTTGGCCGGCGTCGTCTCCGACCCGCAAGGGACGGCCAACGGGTCGAAGTCTCAGTTTGTATCGATCGGCGGGAAGACCGGAACGGCGCAGGTGATCGGAATGAAGGGGGGGGCGCACGGAAAACTACCCGATAAGTTCAACGATCACGCCTGGTTCGTTGCGTTCGCGCCGGTGGAGAATCCGAAGATTTCCGTCGTTGTATTGGTCGAGAATGGCGGCCACGGCGGTTCGACAGCGGCGCCGATCTCCAAAAAGTTGATCGAGGCCTATCTCGGTATTGCCCCTCCGTTGGAGCCGATCACCGTTAAAAGCCCGGCGCCCCCTCCGAGTGCCGTTCCAAGCGAGGGTTAA
- the mreC gene encoding rod shape-determining protein MreC — MLRRRNIYKRFLILSFILGLTIVFISPELQKRPLRWVEVPIGGAVYYVQQGTHAVLEGISGVWYGYINLIHVQRENQQLREEIGRLRGENNLLEEEGALAERLQAILDYKQSAPFNLIVASVIGREPSHWYQTVIVNKGEAEGVKVDMGVITPEGVVGKVIKTGPRHAQVLLMTDRNSAVAAIVQRTRDEGIVQGIEEGAVRLKYLPHFSEVVVGDVLVTSGLEGSFAKGLKIGEIEKVEKREHELFLQVKVTPQINFSNLEEVLIITSTDERDG; from the coding sequence ATGCTTCGCCGCCGAAATATCTATAAACGTTTCCTCATTCTCTCTTTTATCCTCGGTCTGACGATCGTCTTTATCTCCCCCGAGCTTCAAAAAAGGCCGTTGCGATGGGTGGAAGTCCCGATCGGAGGGGCGGTCTACTACGTCCAGCAGGGAACCCATGCCGTGCTCGAGGGGATCAGCGGGGTCTGGTACGGCTATATCAACCTGATTCACGTCCAGCGGGAGAACCAACAGCTTCGCGAGGAGATCGGACGGCTCCGGGGGGAGAACAATCTATTAGAAGAGGAGGGAGCCCTCGCCGAGCGGCTTCAGGCAATCCTCGATTACAAACAAAGCGCTCCCTTCAACCTGATCGTAGCCTCTGTCATCGGTCGTGAGCCGAGCCATTGGTATCAGACTGTCATCGTCAACAAGGGGGAGGCGGAGGGAGTCAAGGTCGATATGGGGGTCATCACCCCGGAAGGGGTCGTCGGGAAGGTGATCAAGACCGGACCGCGCCATGCGCAGGTCCTCCTCATGACTGACCGGAACAGCGCCGTCGCAGCGATCGTGCAGCGGACCCGGGATGAAGGAATCGTTCAGGGAATCGAGGAGGGGGCCGTTCGACTGAAGTACCTTCCCCATTTCTCGGAGGTGGTGGTCGGAGATGTTCTCGTCACCTCGGGGCTCGAAGGAAGTTTCGCGAAGGGGCTCAAGATCGGGGAGATTGAGAAAGTGGAAAAGCGGGAGCATGAGCTCTTTCTTCAGGTGAAGGTGACTCCTCAAATTAATTTCTCGAACCTTGAAGAAGTTCTGATCATCACTTCAACCGACGAGAGAGATGGATGA
- the mreD gene encoding rod shape-determining protein MreD, whose translation MKWFFRITIFLLLIPVQTLLLEKIQIAGVKPDLALILVYCFSWARGEIHGLLWGVALGGLVDLFSIGLLGVNFILKTTTGLAIGILGRSFLNLSLLWNVLIFFFISLLHDFLGTLLVEGMREGGLFLLAQPDMVGRALYNSLFAVGLLFLFSKRSGEKGSFDHAGVLFSAGGNTRSTE comes from the coding sequence ATGAAGTGGTTTTTCCGAATCACGATCTTTCTTCTCCTGATTCCGGTTCAGACCCTTCTTTTGGAGAAGATTCAGATCGCGGGGGTCAAGCCCGATCTCGCTTTGATCTTGGTTTATTGTTTTAGTTGGGCCAGAGGAGAAATTCATGGTCTGCTTTGGGGAGTCGCCCTGGGAGGGCTGGTCGATCTTTTTTCCATCGGCCTCCTCGGCGTGAATTTTATCCTGAAAACAACGACCGGTCTTGCGATTGGAATATTGGGAAGATCTTTTTTGAATCTCTCCCTGCTTTGGAATGTGCTGATCTTCTTTTTTATTTCGCTTTTGCACGACTTCCTCGGAACCCTTTTGGTGGAAGGAATGAGAGAGGGGGGCCTCTTCCTGCTGGCTCAACCCGATATGGTTGGAAGAGCCCTCTATAATTCCCTTTTTGCAGTCGGGCTTCTATTCCTCTTCTCGAAGAGAAGCGGTGAGAAAGGATCATTCGATCATGCGGGAGTCCTATTTTCCGCAGGAGGAAACACGAGATCTACAGAGTAG